The Eubacterium maltosivorans genome includes the window GGCGCTTTTGTCTGCGGTGAGGAAACCGCGCTCATGAACTCTGTCGAAGGTAAACGTGGCGAACCAAGACCAAGACCGCCGTTCCCGGCTAACAAGGGTCTTTTTGAACGTCCGACGGTTCTGAACAACGTTGAAACCTACGCGAATATTCCGACCATTATCTTAGAAGGTGCGGAATCCTTCGCTTCTGTTGGTACAGAAAAATCCAAAGGCACCAAGGTATTTGCCCTTGGCGGTAAAATTAACAACACCGGTCTTCTTGAAATCCCCATGGGGACAACACTCAGAGAAGTTATTTATGAAATCGGCGGCGGTATTCCCAACGGCAAGGCCTTCAAGGCAGCCCAGACAGGCGGCCCCTCCGGCGGGTGTATCCCAAGCTCCGAGCTGGATATCCCCATCGATTATGACAACCTCATCAGTATCGGCGCCATGATGGGCTCCGGCGGTCTCATCGTTATGGATGAAGACAACTGTATGGTTGACGTTGCCCGTTTCTTCCTCGATTTTACCCAGGACGAATCCTGTGGTAAGTGCCCGCCGTGCCGTATTGGTACAAAGCGTATGCTTGAAATCCTCGAACGTATCTGTGACGGCAAGGGTGAAGAAGGCGATATCGAACGTCTTGAAGAACTGGCAGAAGGTATCAAGGCTTCCGCGCTCTGCGGCCTGGGCCAGACAGCCCCGAACCCGGTATTATCCACCATCAAATATTTCAGAGATGAATATGAAGCCCACATCTACGAAAAGAGATGTCCGGCCGGCGTCTGCCGTAACCTGCTGAACTATGTCATCGACGAAGAAAAATGTAAAGGCTGCGGTATCTGTGCCAAGAAGTGTCCGGGCGACGCGATCACCGGCGAAAAGAAAAAACCGCATGTTATCGACGCAGCGAAGTGCGTGAAATGTGGCGCCTGTATTGAAGCCTGCCCGTTTAACGCGATTGCGAAAGCCTGATCGGAGGATAAATGACTATGAGCGATGTAACATTTAAAATAAATAATATGGAAATCACCGTTCCAGAAGGGATTACGGTTTTAGAAGCAGCCAGAAGACACAATATTGATATTCCGACTTTATGTAATTTAAAGGACGTTAATGAAATTGGTGCCTGCCGTATGTGCCTGGTAGAAGTGGTCGGCGCGAAAGCGCTCCAGGCGGCCTGTGTTTATCCGGTAGCGCCTGGAATCGAAGTGCTCACCAACACACCGAGAGCCAGAAAGGCAAGACGTGTGAACCTGGAGCTGATTTTATCCAACCACCACCGCGAATGTACCACCTGTATCCGCAGCGAAAACTGTGAACTGCAGAGCCTGGCGAAAGATCTGGGCATCAGCGACATTCCTTTTGAAGGCGAAAAATCCGGCCATCACATCGACGACCTGTCACCGTCCATCGTGCGTGACGAATCCAAATGCGTGCTGTGCAAGCGCTGTCTGGCCATCTGTAATAAAGTACAGAAAATCGGCGTTCTGGGCGCTGTAGGCCGCGGCTTTACCTCCCAGGTACAGCCAGTATTCAATAAATCCATCGCAGAAGTCGGCTGTATTAACTGCGGCCAGTGCATTGTCAACTGCCCGGTTGGCGCTCTGAAAGAAAAAAGCGACATCAACAGGGTATGGGACGCTCTGGGCGATCCGACCAAAACCGTTGTGGTTCAGTCTGCGCCGGCAGTAAGAGCTGCCCTCGGCGAAGAATTTGGCCTCCCCATGGGAACCAATGTTACCGGGAAACTGGCAGCAGCCCTGAGAAGACTGAATTTTGACGGTGTTTTCGACACCGATTTCGGCGCTGACGTCACCATCATGGAAGAAGGCACCGAGCTGATCAACCGTGTGAAAAACGGCGGTGTCCTGCCCATGATCACCTCCTGCTCACCAGGATGGATCAAGATGATCGAAACCTATTATCCGGAAATGATCCCGCATCTTTCCAGCTGTAAATCACCTCAGAATATGACTGGCGCGCTCTTAAAGAGCCACTATGCCGAAATGAACGGTATTGATCCCAAGGATCTGGTCGTCGTCTCAGTAATGCCGTGTACCGCGAAAAAATACGAGGTACAGCGCGACGAGCTGAGTGTGGATGGCAATCAGGATGTGGATATCTCCATCACCACCCGCGAGCTGGCCAGAATGATCAAGGAAGCCCGTCTGGATTTCCCGGCACTGCCTGACGAAGAATTTGACCCGTATTACGGTGATTACTCCGGCGCTGCTGTTATCTTCGGCGCAACCGGCGGCGTCATGGAAGCCGCGGTCCGTACAGTGGCCGACGTCTTAAATGACAAGGATATTCAGGAAATTGACTACGAAGCCGTCCGCGGCGTCGATGGTCTTAAGACCGCAGAAGTGGAAGTAACCCCTGATATGACCGTTAAAGTAGCGGTTGCCAGCGGGGGCTCCAATATCCGTAAGGTTATGGAAGGCATTAAGAGCGGTGAATTCAAGGATTATCATTTCATCGAGCTTATGGCCTGCCCAGGCGGTTGTGTCAACGGCGGCGGACAGCCCATTATCTCCGCAAAACGGAAAATGGAAGTGGATATCCGTGCCGAGAGAGCAAAGGCCCTTTACAGTGAGGATGCCGGCAAAAAATACCGGAAATCCCACCAGAACCCCTCCGTCATCCGGATTTATGACGAATTCCTTGGTGAACCGGGCGGTCACAAAGCGCACGAGCTGCTCCATACCACCTATTCGCAGAAAGCTAAAGTCTGACTGCGTCACTAACACAGGTCCCCCATTAATTTAAGATAAATAGATACAATCCTGCCGGATGCAATGTCTGACAGGTTGTATCTTTTTTTGTTTTCAAAGGGTATCGCTGCGATACCCTTTGTTTTTTGCTTTAAAGTACCGTTTGTTTGTGATAGAATAAGGCCATATTACATTAGAAAAGAGAGTGAGCATGATAAATAAAAAACCAGAGCTGGTTATTTTTGATATGGATGGCCTCATGTTTGACACGGAGCGGCTGAGCCACGAGGCATGGACCCGGACTGGGGAAGAAAATGGCTTTCGCTATACCATGGACATTACAAGGAAGAAGCTGGGACTGGGTAAAAAAGGCGTGCGTGCGCTTTTTTCCCAGTATTTTGGAGCCGGCGCGCCCATTGAGCAGTGGCACCGCCGCTCCCATGAGATCAAACGGGAGCTTGTCAACGAGCAGGGCGCCGGGATCATTAAGCCGGGGCTGGTCAGCCTGTTAAAATATTTGGCTGGGCAGGGAATTAAAACCGCCATCGCGTCCTCCAGTGACCGGGAGATGATCGACCACTACCTCAAGATCACCGAACTTCCACACCATTTTGACCACATTACATCCGGTGAGGAGGTGGAAAAGAGTAAGCCGGATCCAGAAATCTTTTTAAAAACCTGCGCGGCCCTGGGCATAGCGCCTGGGGTGGCCCTGGTGCTGGAGGACGCCTATTCCGGGTTTGCGGCGGCCCGGTCAGGCGGAATCCCGGTGTTTTTTGTGGAGGATCTTCGGGAACCGGATGCTCATATCTACGAGGGAGCTGACGGCGTTTTTAAGAATCTGAACGAAGTACAGCATTTT containing:
- a CDS encoding HAD family hydrolase, which encodes MINKKPELVIFDMDGLMFDTERLSHEAWTRTGEENGFRYTMDITRKKLGLGKKGVRALFSQYFGAGAPIEQWHRRSHEIKRELVNEQGAGIIKPGLVSLLKYLAGQGIKTAIASSSDREMIDHYLKITELPHHFDHITSGEEVEKSKPDPEIFLKTCAALGIAPGVALVLEDAYSGFAAARSGGIPVFFVEDLREPDAHIYEGADGVFKNLNEVQHFLENRRAPEYNKIKHL
- a CDS encoding NADH-dependent [FeFe] hydrogenase, group A6; this translates as MSDVTFKINNMEITVPEGITVLEAARRHNIDIPTLCNLKDVNEIGACRMCLVEVVGAKALQAACVYPVAPGIEVLTNTPRARKARRVNLELILSNHHRECTTCIRSENCELQSLAKDLGISDIPFEGEKSGHHIDDLSPSIVRDESKCVLCKRCLAICNKVQKIGVLGAVGRGFTSQVQPVFNKSIAEVGCINCGQCIVNCPVGALKEKSDINRVWDALGDPTKTVVVQSAPAVRAALGEEFGLPMGTNVTGKLAAALRRLNFDGVFDTDFGADVTIMEEGTELINRVKNGGVLPMITSCSPGWIKMIETYYPEMIPHLSSCKSPQNMTGALLKSHYAEMNGIDPKDLVVVSVMPCTAKKYEVQRDELSVDGNQDVDISITTRELARMIKEARLDFPALPDEEFDPYYGDYSGAAVIFGATGGVMEAAVRTVADVLNDKDIQEIDYEAVRGVDGLKTAEVEVTPDMTVKVAVASGGSNIRKVMEGIKSGEFKDYHFIELMACPGGCVNGGGQPIISAKRKMEVDIRAERAKALYSEDAGKKYRKSHQNPSVIRIYDEFLGEPGGHKAHELLHTTYSQKAKV
- a CDS encoding NADH-ubiquinone oxidoreductase-F iron-sulfur binding region domain-containing protein, whose protein sequence is MAFKRSQILLCGGTGCTSSGSQTLVKEFKKELIKHELMDEVELVITGCFGLCELGPVVIVYPEGTFYSRVEPSDIPELVEEHLVKGRPLERLIYSEKKEGEHPLSINELGFYKKQKRIALANCGVIDPEDIEEYIAFDGYMALEKVLFKMTPQEVIDEVKASGLRGRGGGGFPTGLKWQFAYNADSPDGVKFVACNADEGDPGAFMDRSVLEGDPHRLIEAMAIAAYAIGAQKGYVYVRAEYPIAVKRLQIAIDQAKDYGLLGDNVFDTDFSFDLEIRLGAGAFVCGEETALMNSVEGKRGEPRPRPPFPANKGLFERPTVLNNVETYANIPTIILEGAESFASVGTEKSKGTKVFALGGKINNTGLLEIPMGTTLREVIYEIGGGIPNGKAFKAAQTGGPSGGCIPSSELDIPIDYDNLISIGAMMGSGGLIVMDEDNCMVDVARFFLDFTQDESCGKCPPCRIGTKRMLEILERICDGKGEEGDIERLEELAEGIKASALCGLGQTAPNPVLSTIKYFRDEYEAHIYEKRCPAGVCRNLLNYVIDEEKCKGCGICAKKCPGDAITGEKKKPHVIDAAKCVKCGACIEACPFNAIAKA